One genomic segment of Catalinimonas alkaloidigena includes these proteins:
- a CDS encoding sulfotransferase family protein, whose amino-acid sequence MAHHTSNKVFGIGLGKTGTSSLGRALKVLGYRHMNFRADLVLEYDKGNLQPIFEVADQYDSFEDFPWPLLYKELDRRYPGSKFVLTLRSDVNKWFKSIYDHANRGAGTKKIRKITYGYEMPHHHEKEYIECYLKHKEDVLHHFADRKEDLLVMYIDQGDSWGKLCDFLVKPVPNVPFPHANRKPNQIEYYFKVNKRRFLSLFGLGK is encoded by the coding sequence ATGGCGCATCATACAAGTAATAAAGTTTTTGGCATTGGCTTAGGTAAAACGGGCACTTCATCATTAGGCAGAGCATTAAAGGTACTGGGCTATCGCCATATGAACTTCAGAGCTGACCTTGTTCTTGAATACGATAAAGGCAATTTGCAGCCCATTTTTGAGGTAGCAGACCAGTATGACAGTTTTGAGGATTTTCCCTGGCCCCTGCTTTACAAAGAGTTGGACCGGCGCTATCCGGGAAGTAAATTTGTCCTGACATTACGCTCCGATGTAAACAAGTGGTTCAAGAGCATTTATGACCATGCCAACAGAGGTGCCGGCACCAAAAAAATCAGAAAAATCACCTATGGCTATGAGATGCCACACCATCATGAAAAAGAATACATTGAATGTTATTTAAAACATAAAGAAGACGTGCTACATCACTTTGCCGACAGAAAGGAAGATCTGTTGGTCATGTATATTGATCAGGGCGATAGCTGGGGAAAACTTTGTGATTTTCTAGTTAAGCCTGTTCCAAATGTTCCGTTTCCCCACGCCAACCGAAAACCTAATCAAATAGAATATTATTTTAAGGTAAACAAAAGAAGATTTTTAAGTTTATTTGGCTTGGGTAAATAG
- a CDS encoding glycosyltransferase family 2 protein, whose amino-acid sequence MHKVTAIIPTFNEEDNIEEAIKSVSWADEIMVVDSFSTDATVEIARKHTDFVLQHQYVNSAAQKNWAIPQAKYPWIFLLDADERVTPELAEEIQKTLKKGTQHTAFRIWRKNMFMGRMMKHGELRSDNVVRLFLRDKSKYQDKHVHAGILTEGSIGIFKYKLLHNTYKGFDHFLSKVDQYSTWGAYDKLPKTKKVTLFHLWLKPAWRFFKQYIIQLAILDGRQGFIYAQLMAYTVFLRYVKLYRIQQGEKFRKDK is encoded by the coding sequence ATGCATAAAGTAACCGCAATCATTCCTACCTTTAATGAGGAAGATAATATAGAAGAGGCCATCAAGTCGGTAAGCTGGGCAGATGAGATTATGGTGGTGGACTCTTTCAGTACCGATGCCACGGTGGAAATTGCCCGGAAGCATACTGATTTTGTACTGCAGCATCAGTACGTCAACTCTGCTGCCCAGAAGAATTGGGCGATTCCCCAGGCCAAGTATCCCTGGATATTTCTCTTAGACGCGGATGAAAGAGTAACACCCGAGTTGGCAGAGGAAATTCAGAAAACACTAAAAAAAGGTACGCAGCATACGGCTTTTCGTATTTGGAGAAAAAATATGTTTATGGGCCGTATGATGAAGCATGGTGAACTTCGTTCTGACAATGTTGTGCGACTTTTCCTCAGAGACAAGTCAAAATACCAGGATAAACATGTGCATGCCGGCATACTCACTGAGGGGAGCATAGGGATATTCAAGTACAAACTTTTGCATAATACTTATAAGGGGTTTGATCACTTTCTTTCCAAAGTAGATCAGTATTCTACCTGGGGCGCATATGATAAGCTGCCCAAAACCAAGAAAGTAACACTTTTTCACCTCTGGCTTAAGCCTGCCTGGAGATTTTTTAAACAGTACATCATACAACTGGCTATTCTGGATGGTAGGCAGGGCTTTATTTATGCGCAACTTATGGCTTATACTGTTTTTCTCCGGTATGTTAAGCTTTACCGGATACAGCAGGGAGAAAAGTTCAGGAAGGATAAATAA
- a CDS encoding glycosyltransferase family 4 protein, with amino-acid sequence MNILITSQYAGMAGSTYSTTYLAKGLSERGHKVYVACPADSLMKTLLKGSKVVHIPMQIRHKLDRRNIQHIAQMVRDYKIDIIDGQSSKDRYTTILARWYYKLPVKLVHTRRQLALSMGILGQSWFYEKGTDKVIAVSEGVKASLVKIGISAEHIEVIYNGTPREKYDKVNPQQVNALKEKYDIQEGDFVIGCVARLKEQKQILKAIALLDKTVKVIFVGIEPSSEFQEIISGYTLPHEVHFAGAISNDEVLNYYPLFDIKVLPSTIEGLSQSLLEAMALQVPVIATDLGGNRELIEEGKNGYLFENENIQQLASLIKQVMQSASLRKELGAYGKETALEKFSIERTIDRHVDLFTQILEEH; translated from the coding sequence ATGAATATTCTGATCACTTCACAATACGCCGGCATGGCGGGTTCTACCTATTCTACCACTTACCTGGCAAAGGGGCTCAGTGAAAGAGGACATAAGGTATACGTGGCCTGTCCTGCTGATTCGCTTATGAAAACGCTACTGAAAGGCTCTAAGGTAGTACACATCCCCATGCAAATCCGGCATAAGCTGGATCGCAGAAACATCCAACATATTGCGCAGATGGTTCGGGATTACAAAATAGATATCATTGATGGGCAATCCAGCAAAGACCGCTACACTACCATTTTAGCCCGCTGGTATTATAAACTTCCGGTTAAGCTGGTACACACCCGCAGGCAGCTGGCACTAAGCATGGGCATTCTGGGGCAGAGTTGGTTCTATGAAAAAGGAACCGACAAGGTCATTGCAGTGAGTGAGGGGGTAAAAGCATCGCTGGTAAAAATTGGCATCAGCGCTGAGCATATAGAAGTAATCTACAATGGTACGCCGCGGGAAAAGTACGATAAGGTAAATCCACAGCAGGTAAATGCTCTCAAAGAAAAATATGACATACAAGAGGGTGATTTTGTGATTGGCTGTGTGGCCCGCCTGAAAGAACAAAAGCAGATCCTTAAAGCCATCGCGTTATTAGACAAAACGGTAAAAGTGATCTTTGTCGGCATAGAGCCTTCTTCTGAATTTCAGGAAATTATCTCCGGCTATACCCTTCCTCATGAGGTGCATTTCGCTGGCGCCATTTCTAATGATGAGGTACTTAATTATTATCCTCTCTTTGATATTAAAGTGCTGCCTTCTACCATTGAAGGGCTTTCCCAGTCTCTATTAGAAGCCATGGCTTTGCAAGTTCCGGTGATTGCCACCGATCTGGGGGGCAATCGGGAGTTGATTGAAGAAGGAAAAAATGGTTATTTGTTTGAAAATGAGAACATTCAGCAATTGGCGTCACTAATTAAGCAAGTGATGCAATCAGCAAGCCTAAGAAAGGAGCTGGGAGCATACGGCAAGGAAACGGCCCTGGAAAAGTTCTCTATTGAAAGAACCATTGACAGGCACGTAGATTTATTTACGCAAATTTTGGAAGAACACTAA